The following are encoded in a window of Primulina eburnea isolate SZY01 chromosome 4, ASM2296580v1, whole genome shotgun sequence genomic DNA:
- the LOC140829714 gene encoding protein FANTASTIC FOUR 3-like — protein MSTIVYQNLVSCKETTTTIKLKFAAAPAPPSSLADTNTSLDNGNWGLLQTYPKEAVERTSFCTRYQSSFSRLSAKSLELCTESLGSESVSDVITDCSSNVSIFSGSSSFSHSDLIEDTLSYSRVELEKPERETKSSDSPRQAGRNTTKRPNNFPPPLNSMSGTRSLQMRRRWEGGRLIIDVVEAPFRNSYLHAERSDGRLRLCFLTGSDTAVTTTSASSATEEEEQQQQKQQQNEHECGGEQEESDEIQSEIESGKEEFEGEMNYEMGLEKFQMFGRCKEGGHGSKGLCSVWKPAFCVAT, from the coding sequence ATGTCAACTATAGtttaccaaaatcttgtctCGTGTAAAGAAACAACCACCACCATCAAGCTCAAGTTCGCGGCGGCGCCGGCGCCGCCTTCGAGCTTGGCAGATACGAACACAAGTCTTGATAATGGCAACTGGGGTTTGCTTCAAACATACCCTAAAGAAGCAGTCGAAAGAACCAGCTTCTGCACACGGTACCAATCATCATTTTCACGGCTGAGCGCTAAATCGCTGGAATTGTGCACCGAAAGTCTGGGAAGTGAATCGGTCAGTGATGTCATCACTGACTGCAGCAGCAACGTCAGCATTTTCTCTGGATCCTCTTCATTCAGTCACTCAGATTTGATCGAAGATACGTTGTCCTATTCAAGGGTTGAACTCGAGAAGCCGGAACGGGAAACGAAATCATCGGATAGCCCACGTCAGGCAGGGAGGAATACAACCAAGAGGCCAAATAATTTCCCGCCGCCTCTGAATTCAATGTCCGGGACGAGGTCTCTGCAAATGCGCCGCCGTTGGGAAGGCGGAAGGCTGATAATCGATGTGGTGGAGGCACCGTTCAGAAATTCTTATCTGCATGCCGAGAGAAGTGATGGCAGACTTAGACTCTGTTTCTTGACTGGCTCCGACACGGCGGTCACCACCACCTCCGCCAGCTCTGCcacagaagaagaagaacaacaacaacaaaagcAACAACAAAATGAACACGAATGCGGTGGCGAGCAGGAGGAATCCGACGAAATCCAAAGTGAAATTGAATCAGGAAAGGAAGAATTCGAAGGCGAGATGAATTATGAAATGGGATTGGAGAAATTTCAGATGTTTGGTAGGTGCAAGGAAGGTGGGCATGGAAGCAAAGGGTTGTGCAGCGTGTGGAAGCCTGCCTTTTGTGTCGccacttaa